The following proteins come from a genomic window of Malus domestica chromosome 02, GDT2T_hap1:
- the LOC114820067 gene encoding protein GRIP-like → MSTTEIDGQMEENSNADSKPLKRGSNSNGDLAQENGGPDSGDTHDQLVQTVMELKLQNEFLKSQFEGFRNLQPPEPEGGESEEVKQLRQTIESLNVELLEEKQTRAAAEVALKHLQESHFEADSRAQELSVKLAEAQKKLDQEIKEREEKYSDLDSKFTRLHKRAKQRIQDVQKEKDDLEARFREVNEAAERALSQQTALQQELDRTRQQANDALKAIDAERQQLRSANNKLRDNLEELRNQLQPKEIAIETLQQTVSDKEQMLEDMRGMLQAAEEKRQASLAELSAKHQKNLESYEAQLAEASSDRNKATETISSLQMLVAEKESKIAEMEAASTGEAARLRATLETVKGELAHLKHEHEKEKESWEAATRALKTKLEISESNRICADIEVAKMRSQLEAEVSAQTQKLDARDAELAALKEEINRLEREFSSYKSRAHALLQKKDAELAGAKDSEQVKALEEALKDAEKEVSFVSAERNKALQDLKEALKNHDKEIAERDAALYNAMQQIKSLESKLESTNAHYRSAKEAWEANLNSLEETWRVRCDTLRAQNESYSGDDIKKELEELKLRYKKLKEEHSSFRDLADRMIEEKDNEISRLVDDNKNLHQSLESRPRADRNDNYNTGMNKQDAASISTAAAEQQILILARQQAQREEELAQSQRHILALQEEIEELERENRLHSQQESMLKAELRNMERSQKREGVDMTYLKNVILKLLETGEVEALLPVVAMLLQFSPDELQKCQQAYRTSADVPPSPASDTSGSGVSLFSRFSFS, encoded by the exons ATGTCGACGACGGAGATCGACGGCCAAATGGAAGAGAATTCGAATGCGGATTCGAAACCGCTGAAGCGCGGAAGCAACAGCAATGGAGATCTCGCGCAGGAGAATGGCGGCCCGGACTCCGGCGACACACACGATCAGCTCGTCCAGACGGTCATGGAGCTCAAATTGCAGAACGAATTCCTCAAGTCTCAGTTCGAAGGGTTTCGAAATCTTCAACCGCCGGAGCCGGAAGGCGGCGAATCGGAGGAGGTGAAGCAGCTGCGGCAAACGATTGAATCGCTGAATGTGGAGCTTTTGGAAGAGAAGCAAACGCGAGCTGCGGCGGAAGTGGCTCTGAAGCATCTTCAGGAATCGCACTTTGAAGCAGATTCCAGAGCTCAAGAGCTCTCTGTAAAGCTCGCTGAAG CGCAAAAGAAGTTGGATCAAGAAATAAAAGAGCGGGAAGAGAAGTACTCCGATCTCGACTCAAAATTCACCCGGCTTCACAAACGAGCTAAGCAGCGGATTCAAGATGTTCAAAAG GAAAAAGATGATCTCGAGGCTCGATTTCGTGAAGTAAATGAAGCGGCTGAGCGTGCATTGTCTCAGCAGACGGCATTGCAGCAAGAGCTGGACAGAACCAGGCAACAAGCGAATGACGCGCTGAAAGCAATTGATGCAGAGAGGCAACAACTGAGAAGTGCAAACAACAA ACTACGAGACAACCTTGAGGAATTGCGGAACCAGTTGCAACCAAAGGAAATTGCTATTGAGACATTGCAACAAACAGTTTCAGATAAGGAGCAG ATGTTGGAAGACATGAGAGGGATGCTGCAGGCTGCTGAAGAAAAAAGGCAAGCTTCATTAGCTGAACTCTCTGCTAAACATCAAAAG AATTTGGAGAGTTACGAAGCCCAGCTTGCTGAAGCTTCGTCTGATAGAAATAAAGCAACTGAAACCATTTCTTCACTGCAG ATGCTAGTTGCTGAGAAAGAATCTAAGATTGCAGAAATGGAAGCAGCATCGACGGGTGAGGCAGCAAGGCTTAGAGCCACGTTGGAAACCGTTAAAGGAGAGCTTGCTCACCTGAAACATGAACAT gAGAAAGAAAAGGAGAGCTGGGAAGCTGCCACCCGAGCTCtgaaaacaaagctagaaattTCTGAGAGCAACCGGATATGTGCTGATATTGAAGTAGCCAAAATGAGAA GCCAGCTGGAGGCAGAGGTGTCTGCACAAACACAAAAGCTTGATGCGAGGGATGCTGAACTTGCAGCCCTCAAGGAAGAG ATCAACCGCCTTGAACGTGAGTTTTCTTCTTACAAAAGCCGTGCTCATGCACTTCTCCAAAAGAAGGATGCAGAGTTAGCTGGAGCTAAAGACTCAGAACAAGTCAAAGCTCTTGAAGAAGCACTGAAA GATGCTGAAAAAGAAGTATCATTTGTGAGTGCTGAAAGGAATAAGGCCCTTCAAGATCTTAAGGAGGCTTTAAAGAATCATGATAAAGAAATAGCAGAAAG AGATGCTGCTCTTTACAATGCCATGCAGCAGATCAAGAGCTTAGAATCAAAGCTTGAATCTACTAATGCCCATTACCGATCAGCGAAAGAAGCATGGGAAGCGAACCTTAATAGTTTGGAAGAAACTTGGCGGG TAAGATGTGACACGCTGAGAGCTCAAAATGAATCATATTCTGGAGATGATATAAAAAAAGAATTGGAAGAGCTCAAATTACGGTATAAAAAGCTGAAG GAGGAGCACAGTTCGTTTCGTGATCTTGCTGATAGAATGATTGAGGAGAAGGACAATGAAATTTCTAGACTTGTGGATGATAATAAGAATCTTCATCAATCATTGGAGTCAAGACCACGG GCTGATCGCAATGATAACTATAACACAG GCATGAATAAACAGGACGCAGCTAGTATAAGCACTGCTGCTGCAGAACAGCAGATTCTG ATTTTGGCAAGGCAACAAGCCCAAAGAGAGGAAGAGTTAGCACAGTCCCAACGGCACATTTTAGCGCTTCAA GAGGAAATTGAGGAGCTGGAGCGTGAGAATCGTCTGCACAGCCAACAG GAATCCATGTTGAAGGCTGAGCTTCGGAACATGGAAAGATCGCAGAAGAGGGAAGGAGTAGATATGACCTACCTGAAAAATGTAATCTTAAAGCTTCTTGAAACAG gtGAGGTGGAGGCTCTATTACCTGTAGTTGCCATGCTTCTTCAATTTAGTCCGGATGAG TTGCAGAAGTGTCAGCAAGCATACCGCACATCGGCAGACGTTCCTCCTAGCCCTGCTAGTGATACTTCAGGATCCGGTGTCTCTCTTTTCTCAAGATTCTCATTTTCATAA
- the LOC103454697 gene encoding phosphoserine aminotransferase 1, chloroplastic-like, protein MAMATTPHSLLLQNPNTNFLRSSKTTFATIPMTSTRLTTTTPLNPAKPISVKCSATATHIKDRSPVQSESQDRVFNFAAGPAILPEHVLRKAQSELYIWRGSGMSVMEMSHRGKEFLSIIQKAESDLRTLLNIPDEYSVLFLQGGATTQFAAIPLNLCKPDDQVDYLVTGSWGDKAFKEAQKYSKPKVIWSGKSEKYTKIPAFEELEQSENAKYLHICANETIHGVEFKTYPNPKNGLLIADMSSNFCSKPVDVSKFGIIYAGAQKNVGPSGVTIVIIRKDLIGNAQPVTPVMLDYKIHDENKSLYNTPPCYGIYMCGLVFEDLLEQGGLVEIEKKNKRKADTLYNAIDESKGFYRCPVEKSVRSLMNVPFTLEKAELEAEFVKEAAKEKMVQLKGHRSVGGMRASIYNAMPLAGVEKLVAFMKEFQAKHA, encoded by the coding sequence CCCCATGACCTCCACCCgcctcaccaccaccaccccccTAAACCCCGCCAAACCCATCTCCGTCAAATGCTCAGCCACGGCCACCCACATCAAAGATCGCTCGCCGGTCCAGTCCGAATCTCAAGATCGGGTCTTCAACTTCGCCGCTGGACCCGCCATTCTCCCCGAACACGTTCTCCGCAAGGCTCAATCGGAGCTCTACATCTGGCGCGGATCTGGGATGAGCGTCATGGAAATGAGCCACCGAGGCAAAGAGTTCCTCTCCATAATCCAGAAGGCCGAGTCTGACCTCCGGACCCTCCTCAACATCCCGGACGAGTACTCCGTCCTCTTCCTCCAAGGTGGCGCCACCACCCAGTTCGCCGCCATCCCTCTCAACCTCTGCAAACCCGACGACCAAGTCGATTACTTGGTAACCGGGTCGTGGGGCGACAAGGCATTCAAGGAGGCGCAGAAGTATTCGAAGCCGAAAGTGATCTGGTCTGGGAAATCCGAAAAGTACACAAAGATTCCAGCTTTTGAGGAATTGGAGCAGAGCGAGAACGCCAAGTATTTGCATATATGCGCCAACGAAACAATCCACGGCGTCGAGTTCAAAACGTACCCGAATCCGAAAAACGGCCTCCTGATCGCCGACATGTCCTCCAATTTCTGCTCCAAGCCGGTGGACGTTTCCAAATTCGGGATCATCTACGCCGGGGCACAGAAGAATGTGGGCCCATCTGGGGTCACCATTGTGATCATCAGGAAGGATCTGATCGGAAATGCTCAGCCGGTGACGCCGGTGATGCTGGACTACAAGATTCACGACGAGAACAAGTCGTTGTACAACACGCCGCCGTGCTACGGCATTTACATGTGCGGATTGGTGTTCGAGGATTTGTTGGAGCAGGGCGGGTTGGTGGAGattgagaagaagaacaagaggaAGGCTGACACTCTGTACAATGCCATCGATGAGAGCAAGGGGTTTTACCGGTGCCCGGTGGAGAAGTCGGTGAGGTCGCTGATGAACGTGCCGTTTACGCTGGAGAAGGCGGAGTTGGAGGCGGAGTTCGTGAAGGAGGCGGCCAAGGAGAAGATGGTGCAGCTGAAGGGGCATAGGTCGGTGGGAGGGATGAGAGCTTCGATTTACAATGCAATGCCATTGGCTGGGGTGGAGAAGTTGGTTGCTTTCATGAAGGAGTTCCAGGCAAAGCATGCTTAA
- the LOC114823756 gene encoding uncharacterized protein has product MAAVGNLIGGGIVGTLCSELYNLVVTLIKTTNEFSPLLEAIKLTVGGLESLIPQIEDRNEKLKISNKETERLKKALTDGVELVGECSNNPKWYKKAKYTDKLTALDEALERELDMLTAHAASDTKEALLLTRKNHDDLVKLARDGRKGLEMARKHGDQLVELAKDGSETFDTVKEIMNLIYHFLGYCISGLIVIIVFWVVLHTFILLGESKRNATAVLDGIIFPRCKVCKSVVALVECAGLCISLVWTYAKLLHAYFLTASCFFFLTASYFISFTMVIRDQYKRGFSRSEVCRLLFQIGCNSIFLFIICWIVFLCKFFE; this is encoded by the coding sequence ATGGCTGCAGTAGGAAACCTTATAGGAGGAGGGATTGTAGGCACATTGTGTTCGGAGCTGTATAATCTTGTTGTTACTCTGATAAAAACGACTAACGAGTTCAGTCCCCTCCTCGAAGCGATCAAATTAACGGTTGGCGGTTTGGAGTCACTGATCCCACAGATAGAAGATCGAAATGAGAAACTGAAAATCTCAAACAAGGAGACAGAAAGGTTAAAGAAGGCCTTGACCGATGGCGTAGAGCTGGTTGGcgaatgctccaacaatcccAAGTGGTACAAGAAGGCTAAATATACAGACAAACTCACCGCTTTGGACGAGGCTCTCGAACGGGAGTTAGATATGCTAACAGCGCATGCAGCGAGCGATACAAAAGAGGCCTTGCTTTTGACGAGGAAAAACCACGACGATCTTGTTAAATTGGCGAGGGATGGGAGAAAGGGGTTGGAAATGGCGAGGAAACACGGCGATCAACTAGTAGAATTGGCGAAGGATGGGAGCGAGACATTCGATACAGTAAAGGAAATAATGAATCTGATCTATCATTTTCTAGGGTATTGTATATCAGGCCTGATCGTAATTATTGTTTTCTGGGTAGTGCTGCACACATTTATTCTGCTTGGAGAGAGTAAGCGGAATGCAACAGCAGTACTGGACGGGATAATATTTCCCCGCTGTAAAGTCTGCAAATCGGTTGTGGCCCTTGTGGAGTGCGCGGGGTTATGTATATCTTTGGTCTGGACATATGCGAAGCTACTGCATGCGTATTTTCTCACTGCGtcatgcttcttcttcctcactgCGTCATACTTCATCAGCTTCACTATGGTAATTCGTGATCAGTATAAACGAGGTTTCTCCCGCTCAGAGGTCTGCAGATTGCTTTTCCAGATTGGCTGCAATTCTATTTTCTTGTTCATCATCTGCTGGATTGTTTTCTTATGTAAATTTTTCGAGTAA